A genomic window from Cryobacterium sp. SO2 includes:
- a CDS encoding DMT family transporter has product MTPDLTDLAGEIAIDPRQAIGIPLALIGAVFLSLGAQFQHRGVTKVEAHTVEVTGGLNGRQLFLLLSRPSWVFGTLMLGLAIVFQLTSLAFAPLIVVQPLGAVALVITAVLNARVSKVKLNRASVIAIAMCVGGVGLFVTVAAFTAVDKPVTDANLVTILIVLAVVLMAFAVAFIMLRTRFQAIFYIIGAGVLYGFVATLAKVIINRTQNGNFEWLTLVCVAGLLLAAASGAYFVQNAYSSGPPDLVIAGLTVIDPLIAVGIGIVVLGEASQAPAWAAVLFVLAGAVAIWGVFVLAKHHPQSHS; this is encoded by the coding sequence GTGACTCCCGACCTGACAGACCTGGCTGGGGAGATCGCGATCGATCCGCGCCAGGCAATTGGAATCCCGCTCGCGCTGATCGGGGCGGTGTTCCTCTCGCTGGGCGCACAATTCCAGCACCGCGGTGTGACCAAGGTCGAGGCGCACACCGTCGAGGTCACCGGCGGATTGAACGGGCGGCAGCTGTTCCTGCTGCTGTCCAGGCCCTCCTGGGTGTTCGGCACTCTCATGCTCGGCCTTGCCATCGTCTTCCAGCTCACCAGCCTGGCCTTCGCTCCGCTGATCGTGGTGCAGCCGCTCGGAGCGGTGGCCCTCGTGATCACGGCGGTCCTGAACGCCAGGGTGAGCAAGGTCAAACTCAACCGGGCATCGGTCATCGCCATCGCCATGTGCGTCGGCGGCGTCGGGCTGTTCGTCACCGTCGCCGCGTTCACCGCGGTAGACAAACCCGTCACCGACGCGAACCTGGTGACCATCCTGATCGTCCTCGCCGTGGTGCTGATGGCGTTCGCCGTCGCGTTCATCATGCTCCGCACCCGGTTCCAGGCGATCTTCTACATCATCGGCGCCGGCGTCCTCTACGGTTTCGTCGCCACCCTCGCCAAGGTCATCATCAACCGCACCCAGAACGGCAACTTCGAGTGGCTCACCCTGGTCTGCGTCGCGGGCCTGCTCCTTGCGGCCGCGTCCGGCGCGTACTTCGTGCAGAACGCGTATTCGTCCGGCCCGCCTGACCTCGTGATCGCCGGACTCACCGTGATCGATCCGCTGATCGCGGTCGGCATCGGCATCGTCGTCCTCGGCGAGGCGTCGCAGGCGCCGGCCTGGGCCGCGGTGCTCTTCGTCCTCGCGGGAGCCGTCGCGATCTGGGGTGTCTTCGTTCTCGCGAAGCACCATCCGCAATCGCACAGCTGA
- a CDS encoding ABC transporter ATP-binding protein gives MSDTRTDQPASTVQPASTVLSIDNLGVSFATDAGAVRAVDGVTLSVRRGEVLAIVGESGSGKTVTAKTILGLLPETAVSDGAVILSSRDGGSSNNVIALSRKQLRQVRGTDVSMVFQEPSTALNPVYTVGWQIMEGIRAHGTVSRADARAKAIEILGRVGIPDPEVRINYYPHQFSGGQKQRVVIAMALVLEPGLIVADEPTTALDVTVQAEILDLLRRCRDEFGTAIVLITHNMGVVADLADRVAVMYQGKVVEEADAATLFTSPQNEYTQKLLAAVPYVGQGVVRAAERAEARTPQWSAQAPVVVAEDLRIQYPGRFGRPGFVAVDGVTFSIRPGEVLGLVGESGSGKTTIGRAIAGLTRVTDGSLSVLGHEMNGFRERKFKPLRSDIGFVFQDPASSFNPLLTIAECVAEPLVVHGRAAGPRAARARVDELLEAVQLPKAFGDRYPHELSGGQRQRASLARALALEPALLIADEPTSALDVSVQARVLELFAELQREFGFAALFISHDLAVVDILADRIAVLYHGRLVEEGTGAEVLGAPRDPYTRRLLASLPVPDPAAQAIRREELRKLRAAE, from the coding sequence ATGAGCGACACCCGCACCGACCAGCCTGCCTCGACAGTCCAGCCTGCCTCGACCGTACTGAGCATCGACAACCTCGGTGTCTCCTTCGCCACCGACGCCGGAGCCGTGCGCGCCGTGGACGGTGTCACCCTCAGCGTGCGCCGCGGCGAAGTCCTCGCGATCGTCGGCGAGAGCGGCAGCGGCAAGACCGTCACCGCCAAGACGATTCTCGGCCTGCTCCCGGAGACCGCGGTCTCCGACGGCGCCGTCATCCTCAGCAGCCGGGACGGCGGCAGCTCCAACAACGTCATCGCGTTGAGCCGGAAGCAGCTGCGCCAGGTGCGCGGCACCGATGTGTCCATGGTGTTCCAGGAACCGTCCACAGCCTTGAACCCGGTTTACACGGTCGGTTGGCAGATCATGGAGGGTATCAGGGCCCACGGCACGGTCAGCCGCGCCGACGCCAGGGCGAAGGCCATCGAGATCCTCGGCCGGGTCGGCATCCCCGACCCGGAGGTGCGCATCAACTACTACCCGCACCAGTTCTCCGGCGGGCAGAAGCAGCGCGTCGTGATCGCCATGGCCCTCGTGCTCGAACCCGGCCTCATCGTCGCCGACGAGCCCACCACGGCTCTGGACGTCACCGTCCAGGCAGAGATCCTCGACCTCCTCCGGCGCTGCCGGGACGAGTTCGGCACCGCCATCGTGCTGATCACCCACAACATGGGCGTCGTCGCCGACCTGGCCGACAGGGTCGCGGTGATGTACCAGGGCAAGGTCGTCGAAGAGGCGGATGCGGCCACCCTGTTCACCTCCCCGCAGAACGAATACACCCAGAAGCTCCTCGCCGCGGTTCCCTACGTGGGCCAGGGCGTGGTGCGTGCGGCGGAGCGAGCGGAGGCCCGCACCCCGCAGTGGTCGGCCCAGGCGCCCGTCGTTGTCGCCGAGGACCTCCGCATCCAGTACCCGGGCCGGTTCGGCCGGCCGGGCTTCGTGGCCGTGGACGGCGTGACCTTCTCCATCCGCCCCGGCGAGGTCCTCGGCCTGGTCGGTGAGAGCGGATCCGGCAAGACCACCATCGGGCGCGCCATCGCCGGGCTCACCCGCGTCACCGACGGGTCGCTGTCGGTGCTCGGGCACGAGATGAACGGCTTCAGGGAACGCAAGTTCAAGCCGCTGCGCAGCGACATCGGGTTCGTCTTCCAGGACCCGGCATCCAGCTTCAACCCCCTGCTCACCATCGCCGAGTGCGTCGCGGAGCCCCTCGTCGTGCACGGAAGGGCCGCAGGACCGCGCGCCGCCCGTGCCAGGGTCGACGAGCTCCTCGAAGCCGTGCAGCTGCCCAAGGCCTTCGGTGACAGGTACCCGCACGAGCTCAGCGGCGGGCAACGCCAGCGCGCCAGCCTGGCCAGGGCGCTCGCCCTCGAACCTGCCCTGCTGATCGCCGACGAACCGACCAGCGCGCTGGATGTCTCCGTACAGGCCAGGGTGCTTGAGCTGTTCGCCGAACTGCAGCGCGAGTTCGGTTTCGCGGCCCTGTTCATCAGCCACGACCTGGCCGTCGTCGACATCCTCGCCGACCGCATTGCCGTGCTGTACCACGGCCGCCTCGTCGAGGAGGGCACGGGGGCGGAGGTCCTCGGTGCCCCCCGGGATCCGTACACCCGGCGGCTGCTCGCCTCACTCCCCGTGCCGGATCCGGCCGCCCAGGCAATCAGGCGTGAGGAGCTGCGAAAGCTGCGTGCGGCAGAATAG
- a CDS encoding D-isomer specific 2-hydroxyacid dehydrogenase family protein, whose amino-acid sequence MAGQHRAVLADEPERGPDAWRPVPGPVAILPTGSPVFADAVARAGGVLGPLSGDTRGIIWLSYARAAELGDILEQNPQVGWVQLPWAGVDAFSGVLSRHTRPDLIVTSAKGAYAQPVAEHALALVLASMRLLPERARARSWNAVPAGESLYGRTVLIVGAGGIARELIRLLAPFGTHIVVVRRSTEPVPGAARTVASDGLTAELPHADVVVLAAALTGGTRHLLSHAEFALMKPTAHLVNIARGALVDTGALVETLARGALAGAALDVTDPEPLPDGHALWTEPRCLITPHMADTPEMTAPLLAERIRLNVAALLGNGPFIGVVDPAAGY is encoded by the coding sequence ATGGCCGGTCAGCACCGGGCGGTCCTCGCCGACGAACCAGAGCGCGGACCGGACGCCTGGCGCCCGGTACCCGGTCCCGTCGCCATCCTTCCGACCGGGTCACCGGTCTTCGCCGACGCCGTCGCACGAGCCGGGGGAGTGCTGGGTCCGCTGTCCGGTGACACCAGGGGCATCATCTGGCTGTCCTACGCCCGTGCGGCGGAGCTGGGCGACATCCTGGAGCAGAACCCCCAGGTCGGCTGGGTTCAGCTGCCCTGGGCCGGCGTGGACGCGTTCAGCGGCGTCCTGAGCCGGCACACCCGCCCCGACCTCATCGTGACGAGCGCCAAGGGGGCATACGCCCAACCGGTGGCCGAGCACGCCCTGGCGCTGGTGCTGGCGTCGATGCGCCTCCTGCCGGAGCGGGCGAGGGCGCGGTCCTGGAACGCGGTGCCGGCGGGGGAGTCGCTCTACGGCCGCACCGTCCTGATCGTCGGAGCCGGCGGCATCGCCCGCGAGCTGATCCGGCTGCTGGCGCCGTTCGGCACCCACATCGTCGTCGTGCGGCGGAGCACGGAACCTGTGCCAGGAGCCGCTCGCACCGTCGCCTCCGACGGGCTTACCGCCGAGCTGCCCCACGCAGACGTCGTCGTCCTGGCCGCAGCCCTGACCGGCGGCACCCGGCACCTGCTGAGCCACGCTGAATTCGCGCTCATGAAGCCCACTGCACACCTGGTGAACATCGCCAGGGGCGCGCTGGTCGACACTGGCGCTCTCGTTGAGACGCTGGCCAGGGGCGCCCTGGCCGGCGCGGCGCTGGACGTGACCGATCCCGAGCCGCTGCCGGACGGCCATGCGCTGTGGACAGAGCCCCGGTGCCTGATCACCCCGCATATGGCCGACACGCCCGAGATGACCGCACCGCTCCTGGCCGAGCGAATTCGCCTCAATGTGGCCGCTTTGCTGGGAAACGGGCCCTTCATCGGGGTCGTCGACCCCGCGGCCGGGTACTGA
- a CDS encoding ABC transporter permease produces MSAPDATFLKPARPSMLNRLPIVHQLRQSVGLQRGMLVAGLLVTAVFLLTAIFAPVIAPYGYSQLRDAAGLFGAQQPPGGAHLLGTTVGGYDVLSRVLWGAQTALFVIIVAVVLSLFAGVLLGLVSGYFGGWLDRVLVVVCDAVYAFPSLLLAIVMSIVISGGKSDLVGGVMAAAISITVVFIPQYFRVIRAETVRIKAEAYVESARVLGAGNLRIMFRHVLRNATRTLPLIFTLNASEAILTLAGLGFLGFGIEPTEASEWGYDLNKALSDVTSGIWWTSLFPGLAIVLVVLGITLVGESLNDLADPRLRGRRAVGASSGLVAETSVVPGGTLIAGPGGLDGLETGQTHSTAEEANS; encoded by the coding sequence ATGAGCGCCCCAGACGCCACGTTCCTCAAGCCCGCCAGGCCATCCATGCTCAACCGGTTGCCCATCGTCCACCAGCTCCGTCAGAGCGTCGGGTTGCAGCGCGGCATGCTCGTCGCCGGCCTCCTGGTGACGGCGGTGTTCCTGCTGACCGCGATCTTCGCGCCGGTGATCGCGCCGTACGGCTACAGCCAGCTCCGCGATGCCGCCGGGCTCTTCGGCGCCCAGCAGCCGCCGGGCGGGGCACACCTGCTCGGTACGACTGTCGGCGGTTACGACGTGCTCTCCCGGGTGCTCTGGGGCGCCCAGACCGCCCTGTTCGTGATCATCGTGGCCGTGGTGCTCTCCCTGTTCGCCGGCGTTCTGCTCGGCCTGGTCTCCGGCTACTTCGGCGGATGGCTGGACAGGGTGCTCGTGGTGGTTTGCGACGCGGTCTACGCCTTCCCGTCGCTGCTGCTGGCCATTGTCATGTCGATCGTCATCTCCGGTGGCAAATCCGACCTGGTCGGCGGGGTCATGGCCGCGGCGATCTCGATCACCGTCGTCTTCATCCCGCAGTACTTCCGCGTGATCCGCGCCGAAACCGTGCGCATCAAGGCGGAGGCCTACGTGGAGTCCGCCCGGGTGCTCGGTGCCGGCAACCTGCGGATCATGTTCCGGCACGTGCTGCGCAATGCCACCCGCACCCTGCCGCTGATCTTCACGCTCAACGCCTCTGAGGCGATCCTCACCCTGGCCGGCCTCGGCTTCCTCGGCTTCGGCATCGAACCGACCGAGGCTTCAGAGTGGGGCTACGACCTCAACAAGGCCCTCTCCGACGTCACCAGCGGAATCTGGTGGACGTCCCTGTTCCCCGGCCTCGCCATCGTGCTCGTGGTGCTCGGCATCACCCTCGTGGGCGAAAGCCTCAACGACCTGGCCGATCCCCGGCTGCGCGGTCGACGCGCCGTCGGCGCCTCCTCCGGTCTCGTCGCGGAGACCTCCGTGGTTCCCGGCGGCACCCTGATCGCCGGACCCGGCGGTCTCGACGGCCTCGAAACGGGCCAGACCCACAGCACAGCCGAAGAGGCCAACTCATGA
- a CDS encoding ATP-binding protein, which produces MFTWQSLSAVLFVLTVAFLVLWLVAVSRRRRSRFDRSSAERVRIDLELSLAEQHGRLAIIRELQDIAVLSLARLITRAEGARYAAESDPSTAVRAATGLVEDGRVTLADLRRVLTIAREGESIQARQPGLQSARNLFGVMRDAGLAVEVTESGERFPLKPGAELAIYRILQSALGNALKHGGAGTEARVSFTWTQDGLQLLIDDDGIRAAARRASSSATDFAARTAYTIDDDLKALSESISGAGITQMRERAQLFGGIFNAGTVPGVGFSVSAVFPSLRFHNGVHGVNLSR; this is translated from the coding sequence GTGTTTACCTGGCAGAGCCTCAGCGCCGTCCTGTTCGTGCTTACCGTCGCCTTCCTGGTGCTCTGGCTCGTCGCCGTGTCCCGGCGGCGCCGCAGCCGCTTCGACCGCTCGTCCGCCGAGCGCGTGCGCATCGACCTCGAGTTGTCTCTCGCCGAGCAGCACGGCCGCCTGGCGATCATCCGCGAACTGCAGGACATCGCCGTGCTCTCGCTCGCCCGCCTGATCACCAGGGCCGAAGGCGCGCGCTACGCGGCCGAGAGTGACCCGTCGACCGCCGTGCGGGCCGCCACAGGCCTCGTCGAAGACGGCAGGGTCACACTGGCCGACCTCCGTCGGGTGCTGACGATCGCCCGGGAGGGCGAATCCATCCAGGCGAGACAACCGGGGCTGCAATCCGCCCGTAACCTCTTCGGTGTCATGCGCGATGCGGGCCTGGCCGTCGAGGTCACCGAGTCCGGCGAACGCTTCCCGCTCAAGCCCGGCGCCGAACTCGCGATCTACCGGATCCTGCAGAGCGCGCTCGGTAACGCGCTCAAACACGGCGGAGCGGGCACAGAAGCCAGGGTCTCGTTCACGTGGACGCAGGACGGCCTGCAGCTGCTCATCGACGACGACGGGATCCGGGCCGCGGCGCGGAGGGCGAGTTCGAGCGCCACTGACTTCGCCGCCAGGACGGCGTACACCATCGACGACGACCTCAAGGCGCTGAGCGAAAGCATTTCAGGTGCCGGGATCACCCAGATGCGGGAACGCGCCCAGCTCTTCGGCGGCATCTTCAACGCCGGAACCGTGCCAGGTGTGGGATTCTCGGTCTCGGCCGTGTTCCCCTCGCTGCGCTTCCACAACGGTGTGCACGGCGTGAACCTCTCGCGCTGA
- a CDS encoding dipeptide/oligopeptide/nickel ABC transporter ATP-binding protein, with protein MRRVEAEPDPIVTSDLTVEYPAHGASSAFVAVRGFTLTLARGEVLGLLGESGSGKSTLARVLSGADAGSGHGDVRAQITGGQASVQGYSLRRISRRKLARLTFGVGMLSQDAATTLPASLTVADIVAEPVLERDRRYDRAALETAVATMVDAVRLPLSLLGKYPYELSSGQRQRVALARALVFGPALLIADEPTAGVDALVRDDIIDLIGELQRERAFSAVLISNDLAVLKRVADRIGVMHEGVLVGLGSIDEVFDNPWHPYVAELAAALALGTGDEEPETLDPSAEA; from the coding sequence ATGAGACGCGTCGAAGCAGAGCCGGATCCGATCGTCACGAGCGACCTCACGGTCGAATACCCGGCGCACGGCGCCAGCTCCGCGTTCGTCGCGGTACGCGGGTTCACCCTCACGCTCGCGCGCGGCGAGGTGCTCGGGCTCCTCGGCGAGAGCGGCTCGGGCAAGAGCACCCTGGCCAGGGTGCTCTCCGGGGCCGACGCCGGGAGCGGGCACGGCGACGTGCGAGCGCAGATCACGGGCGGCCAGGCCAGCGTGCAGGGCTATTCGCTGCGCCGCATCAGTCGCCGCAAGCTGGCCAGGCTCACCTTCGGTGTGGGGATGCTCAGCCAGGACGCGGCGACGACGCTGCCGGCCAGCCTCACCGTGGCCGACATCGTCGCCGAGCCCGTTCTCGAGCGCGACCGGCGCTACGACCGCGCGGCACTGGAGACTGCCGTCGCAACCATGGTCGATGCCGTCAGGCTGCCGCTGTCCCTGCTCGGCAAGTACCCGTACGAACTCAGCAGCGGCCAGCGCCAGCGAGTGGCCCTGGCCCGGGCACTGGTCTTCGGACCGGCGCTGTTGATCGCCGACGAACCGACCGCAGGGGTCGACGCCCTGGTGCGGGACGACATCATCGACCTGATCGGCGAACTGCAGCGCGAGCGGGCCTTCTCCGCCGTGCTGATCAGCAACGACCTGGCCGTGCTCAAGCGGGTCGCCGACCGCATCGGCGTCATGCACGAGGGCGTCCTGGTGGGCCTGGGCAGCATCGACGAGGTGTTCGACAACCCCTGGCACCCTTACGTGGCGGAACTGGCCGCAGCGCTGGCCCTCGGCACGGGCGACGAGGAGCCCGAGACCCTCGACCCGTCGGCCGAGGCCTGA
- the def gene encoding peptide deformylase: MAVRPIVISGEPVLHSPAAPVVEFDDGLRELVRDMYETMDAAPGVGLAGPQVGVGLRLFTFSYLDDDEIETRGVAINPELWITPVPAMEADEDEDVEGCLSFPGERFPLQRAGSAILRAVDLDQKPFEIHAEGWLARIFQHEFDHLDGTLYVDRLEHHYAKIAAKVSRKRGWGVPGLNWLPGVDDLEG, encoded by the coding sequence ATGGCCGTACGACCGATAGTAATTTCAGGCGAACCCGTCTTGCACTCCCCCGCTGCACCCGTCGTCGAATTCGACGACGGCCTGCGCGAGCTGGTGCGAGACATGTACGAGACCATGGATGCCGCCCCCGGCGTCGGTCTCGCCGGCCCCCAGGTGGGTGTGGGCTTGAGGTTGTTCACCTTCAGCTACCTGGACGACGACGAGATCGAGACCAGAGGGGTCGCGATCAACCCCGAACTGTGGATCACCCCGGTGCCGGCCATGGAGGCCGACGAGGACGAGGACGTGGAGGGCTGCCTGTCCTTCCCCGGCGAACGCTTCCCCTTGCAGCGCGCCGGGTCCGCGATCCTGCGGGCCGTCGACCTGGACCAGAAGCCGTTCGAGATCCACGCTGAGGGCTGGCTGGCCCGGATCTTCCAGCACGAGTTCGATCACCTCGACGGCACCCTGTACGTCGACAGGCTTGAGCACCACTACGCCAAGATCGCCGCGAAGGTGAGCCGCAAGCGCGGCTGGGGCGTTCCCGGACTGAACTGGCTTCCCGGCGTCGACGACCTCGAAGGCTGA
- a CDS encoding glycosyltransferase: MAADTFAPDVNGAARFAERLAAGLVSRGHVVQVMAPAPTRKHGTWTEVHEGESMTVHRLHSWRWRPHDWLRFALPWIVRSQSRAILDSFQPDVVHFQSHIVVGRGVAIEAQKRGIRIVGTNHFMPENMLQFSLVPKGFQDQLVRALWKDAEHTFKRAEAVTTPTRRAAEFLEKYTGLTGVQAISCGIDADNYSPSFTPRTENRILFVGRVTGEKQIDVLVQAVALLDPLLDAQVEIVGGGDQRRNLEHLVDTLGMTGRFTFTGYVTDEELRDAYSRATVFAMPSIAELQSIATMEAMASGLPVVAADAMALPHLVHDGQNGYLFEPGSAQDLADKLTRVLTLSPDDLTALKRESLKLIEAHDIKRTLTTFERLYRGEPLTDQNGSAQNAAAQNAAAQNGGAHAQPPVLDPTPTRD, translated from the coding sequence ATCGCCGCAGACACTTTTGCGCCGGACGTGAACGGTGCTGCGCGGTTCGCAGAGCGGCTCGCCGCCGGCCTCGTCTCGCGCGGTCACGTCGTGCAGGTCATGGCTCCGGCCCCCACCCGCAAGCACGGCACCTGGACCGAAGTGCACGAGGGCGAGTCGATGACCGTGCACAGGCTGCACAGCTGGCGCTGGCGCCCGCACGACTGGCTCCGGTTCGCGCTGCCCTGGATCGTGCGCAGCCAGAGCCGCGCCATCCTCGACTCGTTCCAACCCGACGTTGTGCATTTCCAGTCCCACATCGTGGTCGGCCGTGGAGTGGCCATCGAGGCACAGAAGCGCGGGATCCGCATCGTCGGGACCAACCACTTCATGCCGGAGAACATGCTGCAGTTCTCGCTGGTGCCGAAGGGCTTCCAGGACCAGCTGGTCAGAGCCCTCTGGAAGGACGCCGAACACACCTTCAAGCGCGCCGAAGCCGTGACGACCCCGACCCGCAGGGCGGCCGAGTTCCTCGAGAAATACACCGGCCTGACCGGCGTCCAGGCGATCTCCTGCGGCATCGACGCCGACAACTACTCGCCCAGCTTCACCCCGCGCACCGAGAACCGGATTCTCTTCGTCGGCCGGGTCACCGGTGAGAAACAGATCGACGTCCTCGTGCAGGCTGTCGCGCTGCTCGATCCCCTGCTCGATGCCCAGGTGGAGATCGTCGGCGGCGGTGACCAGCGACGCAACCTGGAACACTTGGTCGACACGCTCGGCATGACCGGACGGTTCACCTTCACCGGCTACGTCACCGACGAGGAGCTGCGCGACGCCTACTCCAGGGCCACGGTCTTCGCGATGCCGTCCATTGCCGAGCTGCAGAGCATCGCGACCATGGAGGCCATGGCCTCCGGCCTCCCCGTCGTCGCCGCCGACGCCATGGCGCTGCCCCACCTCGTGCACGACGGTCAGAATGGCTATCTGTTCGAGCCGGGAAGCGCCCAGGATCTCGCCGACAAGCTGACCCGGGTGCTCACCCTGTCGCCGGACGACCTCACAGCGCTCAAACGAGAATCGTTGAAGCTGATCGAGGCGCACGACATCAAGCGCACGCTGACGACCTTCGAGCGGCTCTACCGCGGTGAGCCCCTGACCGATCAGAACGGCTCCGCGCAGAACGCTGCAGCACAGAACGCTGCAGCACAGAACGGCGGAGCACACGCGCAACCGCCCGTTCTGGACCCGACGCCCACCCGCGACTGA